The Legionella cincinnatiensis genome includes a region encoding these proteins:
- the glnD gene encoding [protein-PII] uridylyltransferase — protein MSVNLHQLKNTVKEFKEKLRKEFDYKTNVTTIIRKLVAFIDELVITLFIKNKLDHDVFCLLALGGYGRRELLLYSDIDLLLIHTDKVSKSQLQYAQNFIQDCWDVGLNLSHQITSVSDCAELAGQDITVISSLMDMFLLYGRGALMEELIYQTHPLHMWTSHDYFLAKRQEQEKRDAKYGETAYNLEPNVKYGPGGLRDLQILLSIGKRHFNIKKLADGISYGFITDKEYENLMYCQHFLWRVRFALHVLAEKAEERLSFDYQIKLAQFFGYKDKPHSLAIEQFMKDYFKIIKRNRELNEMLLQWFDETIVHAPKQQLFHLDNEFQLSNNYIEVRNSRIFSQHPQALLKLFLWIAKRTDIEGVRANTIRLIRESLYLMNKRFKTSQETTDLFMSILKTENDPYKALHRMNRYGVLAHYLECFAMVTGQMQYDLFHVYTVDQHTLFVIRNLSRFKQEKYAKQFPLCAQIMPTLNKPELLYISALFHDIAKGRGGDHSELGAVEVFHFAKNHHLKKEDCDLLVWLVRNHLIMSQTAQRQDIYDPTTIKNFCQLLPQPYYLDYLYLLTVADICGTNPTLWNSWKDSLLKELYHAAKHMLHKEQELMDESMLIRVRKQNALSALIAEGVASKTVEHLWAQFKDKYFLHESSEIIARHTKAILACTHFPLVMIMPHHSQGGTEVFIYMPHCDDRFAIATTVLNNHNVTIQEAMILTCDNQYDLDTYIILDEQNQAFFDTQRSIDIKEALCIHLAQSDQLPVVVKRRLSRVLAHFNVKTQIHYYDEIVNNQTRLFLVTSDRPGLLATIGRVFSTLKIHLHNAKIVTAGERAEDTFYITNQKNQALIPEEKEILREKLIEELSNTY, from the coding sequence ATGTCAGTAAATTTACATCAGCTTAAAAATACGGTTAAAGAATTTAAAGAAAAACTTAGGAAAGAGTTTGATTATAAAACCAATGTTACTACAATCATTCGCAAATTGGTTGCCTTTATTGATGAGCTGGTGATCACCCTTTTCATTAAAAACAAACTGGATCATGATGTTTTTTGTCTTCTAGCCTTAGGTGGTTACGGGCGCCGAGAGTTGCTCCTTTATTCCGATATTGATTTACTTTTAATACATACTGATAAAGTTTCAAAATCACAATTGCAATATGCGCAAAACTTCATCCAAGATTGCTGGGACGTAGGGTTAAATCTAAGTCATCAAATTACGAGTGTTTCTGATTGCGCAGAATTAGCCGGACAAGATATTACCGTCATCTCTAGTCTTATGGACATGTTTTTATTATATGGCCGCGGTGCATTGATGGAGGAATTAATTTATCAAACTCATCCTTTACATATGTGGACCAGTCATGATTATTTTTTAGCAAAACGTCAAGAACAAGAAAAACGTGATGCTAAATATGGTGAAACAGCATACAACTTAGAACCCAATGTTAAATATGGCCCAGGAGGATTACGCGATCTACAAATTTTACTGAGTATAGGTAAACGTCATTTTAATATTAAAAAATTAGCAGATGGCATAAGCTACGGATTTATTACTGATAAAGAATATGAAAACTTAATGTATTGCCAACATTTTCTTTGGCGCGTACGTTTTGCCTTGCATGTATTGGCTGAAAAAGCAGAAGAACGTTTATCTTTTGATTACCAAATTAAATTAGCCCAGTTTTTTGGTTATAAGGATAAACCGCATTCATTAGCCATAGAACAATTCATGAAAGATTACTTTAAGATCATTAAGCGTAATAGAGAACTTAATGAAATGTTATTACAATGGTTTGATGAAACCATTGTGCACGCCCCTAAGCAACAACTGTTTCATTTGGATAATGAATTCCAACTTTCCAATAATTATATTGAAGTACGAAATTCCCGCATCTTCAGCCAACATCCTCAAGCCCTTTTAAAATTATTTCTTTGGATTGCAAAAAGAACTGATATTGAAGGAGTTAGAGCAAATACAATTCGATTAATTAGAGAATCGCTCTATCTTATGAATAAACGCTTTAAAACCTCCCAAGAAACAACAGACCTTTTTATGAGCATCCTTAAAACAGAAAATGATCCTTATAAAGCGCTGCATAGAATGAATCGTTATGGTGTTTTAGCTCATTATCTTGAGTGTTTTGCTATGGTTACTGGACAAATGCAATATGATCTTTTTCATGTTTATACAGTTGATCAACATACTTTGTTTGTAATTCGTAATCTCTCCCGCTTTAAACAAGAAAAGTATGCAAAACAATTCCCTCTGTGTGCTCAAATAATGCCTACTTTAAATAAACCTGAGCTTTTATATATAAGTGCATTATTTCATGATATTGCAAAAGGTAGAGGAGGTGATCATTCGGAGTTGGGCGCTGTTGAAGTATTTCATTTTGCAAAAAATCATCATCTTAAAAAAGAAGATTGTGATTTACTTGTCTGGCTTGTACGCAATCATTTAATCATGTCACAAACTGCGCAACGACAAGATATTTACGATCCAACTACAATAAAAAACTTTTGTCAACTATTACCTCAGCCCTACTATTTAGATTATTTATATTTACTTACGGTTGCAGACATTTGCGGTACTAATCCTACTTTATGGAACTCATGGAAAGACTCTCTGCTTAAAGAGTTATATCATGCAGCAAAACATATGCTCCATAAAGAGCAAGAATTAATGGATGAGTCCATGCTCATTAGGGTGCGAAAACAAAATGCCTTATCCGCATTAATTGCTGAAGGTGTAGCCTCTAAAACAGTGGAACATTTATGGGCTCAGTTTAAAGATAAATATTTTTTGCATGAATCTTCTGAAATAATTGCACGCCACACCAAAGCAATCTTGGCTTGTACTCATTTTCCTTTAGTTATGATCATGCCTCATCATAGTCAGGGTGGAACTGAAGTATTTATCTATATGCCCCACTGCGATGATCGATTTGCCATTGCAACAACAGTCTTAAATAATCACAATGTAACCATTCAGGAAGCAATGATTCTAACCTGTGATAATCAATACGATTTAGACACCTATATTATCTTAGACGAACAAAATCAGGCATTTTTTGATACCCAACGCTCCATCGACATCAAAGAAGCCTTATGTATTCATTTAGCTCAAAGTGATCAATTGCCTGTAGTAGTGAAAAGAAGACTGTCTCGTGTTTTAGCGCATTTTAATGTTAAAACTCAAATTCATTACTACGATGAAATTGTAAATAACCAAACTCGTTTGTTTTTAGTCACAAGCGACCGACCAGGACTTCTAGCAACAATTGGTAGGGTATTTTCAACACTCAAAATTCATTTACATAATGCTAAAATTGTAACTGCTGGAGAACGTGCTGAAGATACGTTTTATATTACAAATCAAAAAAATCAAGCATTAATTCCTGAGGAAAAAGAAATACTACGGGAAAAACTTATTGAAGAGCTTTCCAACACCTATTAA
- the map gene encoding type I methionyl aminopeptidase produces MAVTIKTPDEIEKMRVAGKLAAEVLEMITPHVQEGITTDELNTLCHDYIVNTQKAIPAPLNYNGFPKSICTSVNHVVCHGIPGKKVLKDGDIINIDVTVIKNDYHGDTSKMFFIGNPSVKAKHVVQVAHDCLFIGIEMVKPGIHLGDIGHAIQQYAEKNRCSVVRDYCGHGIGRIFHEDPQVLHYGVPGTGMRLEQGMTFTIEPMINVGKHHTRLLPDHWTVVTKDHSLSAQWEHTLLVTDNGVEILTLRNEERK; encoded by the coding sequence ATGGCAGTTACAATAAAAACTCCTGACGAAATAGAAAAAATGCGTGTCGCTGGCAAACTTGCCGCGGAGGTTCTTGAAATGATAACCCCTCACGTACAAGAAGGTATTACAACGGATGAGCTTAATACCTTATGTCATGATTACATTGTAAATACACAAAAAGCCATTCCTGCTCCTTTAAATTATAATGGTTTTCCTAAATCCATTTGCACTTCAGTTAATCATGTCGTATGTCACGGGATACCTGGAAAAAAAGTTTTAAAAGACGGAGACATCATTAATATTGATGTGACTGTTATCAAAAATGACTATCATGGCGATACCAGCAAAATGTTTTTTATTGGCAATCCATCAGTTAAAGCAAAGCATGTAGTCCAAGTAGCCCATGATTGTCTATTTATCGGAATTGAAATGGTCAAGCCAGGCATTCATTTAGGAGATATAGGCCATGCAATTCAACAGTATGCGGAGAAAAACCGTTGCTCCGTGGTACGCGACTATTGCGGCCATGGCATAGGTCGCATTTTTCATGAAGATCCACAAGTATTACATTATGGAGTACCTGGAACTGGAATGAGATTAGAGCAAGGCATGACTTTTACAATTGAACCAATGATCAATGTTGGAAAACATCATACACGATTATTACCTGATCATTGGACAGTAGTCACCAAAGATCACAGCCTTTCAGCCCAATGGGAACATACCTTATTGGTCACAGATAACGGTGTAGAAATTTTAACTCTGCGCAATGAAGAACGAAAATAA
- a CDS encoding MFS transporter produces the protein MSQFLDFSLLKKNRDFRLLYSGQFISFIGTMISSVALPYQIYQISHSSFMVGLLSLVQLLPLLITALIGGVFADRYNRRRLLIISELFLTGGCFLLALNSYHTTPSTWLIFIVSAAMSAINGLHRPAFDSVIQQIVNPSDYKKVGALATFKFSFCMICAPAIAGLLIAHYGIVVTYFIDLLTFFLSLITLARMHTLPKPEIKEHPSILSSLKQGISFAFNRQELIGSYFVDFFAMIFAWPNALLPALAQSFGGAKTLGLLYSAPAIGALFISFFSGWTSKINQDGKAIAIAALLWGASIIGFGLADSLWLALIFLALSGAFDAISGIFRTTLWNNTIPTEYRGRLAGIEMISYLSGPKLGDTRAGFIASSLGISTALISGGILCIVGVTACCLLLPKFWHYQAHTTSPSKDL, from the coding sequence ATGAGTCAGTTCTTAGATTTTTCTCTACTCAAAAAAAATCGTGACTTTCGATTGCTCTATTCAGGACAATTCATTTCATTTATTGGCACTATGATCAGTAGTGTTGCCCTACCCTATCAAATTTATCAAATAAGCCATTCGAGCTTTATGGTCGGATTATTAAGCCTTGTGCAATTACTGCCTCTATTAATCACCGCACTGATTGGAGGAGTATTTGCTGATCGGTATAATCGTAGAAGATTATTAATTATCAGTGAACTATTTCTGACTGGAGGCTGTTTCTTACTGGCGTTGAACTCTTATCATACAACTCCATCTACATGGCTAATTTTTATTGTTTCTGCGGCAATGTCAGCCATTAATGGATTACATCGTCCTGCTTTTGACAGTGTTATCCAGCAGATCGTAAATCCAAGTGATTATAAAAAAGTAGGAGCACTCGCTACATTTAAATTTAGTTTTTGCATGATTTGTGCGCCGGCAATTGCTGGGTTACTAATTGCCCATTATGGTATTGTGGTTACTTATTTTATTGATTTGCTTACTTTTTTCTTATCATTAATTACTTTAGCAAGAATGCATACTTTACCTAAACCAGAAATTAAAGAACACCCATCCATTTTATCTTCTTTAAAACAAGGAATTTCTTTTGCTTTTAATCGACAAGAATTAATAGGAAGTTATTTTGTTGATTTTTTTGCTATGATTTTTGCTTGGCCTAATGCATTGCTTCCTGCTCTGGCACAATCATTTGGTGGTGCAAAAACTCTAGGCCTACTCTACTCTGCCCCAGCTATTGGTGCACTATTTATTTCATTTTTTAGTGGGTGGACTTCAAAAATAAACCAAGATGGTAAAGCAATTGCAATAGCTGCGCTACTTTGGGGAGCCTCAATTATTGGATTTGGATTAGCAGACTCACTTTGGTTAGCCCTTATTTTCTTAGCACTGTCTGGTGCATTTGATGCCATAAGCGGTATTTTTCGCACTACCCTATGGAATAATACTATTCCAACCGAATACAGAGGCAGGTTAGCCGGTATTGAAATGATTAGTTATTTAAGCGGGCCTAAATTAGGGGATACACGTGCCGGCTTTATCGCCTCTTCTCTTGGTATTTCGACAGCCTTGATCTCAGGCGGTATATTGTGCATTGTTGGAGTAACTGCATGCTGTTTGTTATTACCCAAATTTTGGCATTATCAAGCTCATACAACATCACCGTCCAAAGACTTGTAA
- a CDS encoding phosphoethanolamine transferase codes for MKRTSYWSSELITLLCSIFFTLACNTSFWTELLRDKELMNAHTWFVIFGTAIAITGLQWFLLLLVINRWTFKWVTSCLFLITSIAVYFMSTFHVYIDSTMITNIVSTDYHESREFLQWRILPYFLLLGVLPCWIIWQIEIYKRSLTSYWIGRLGTIFLSLCMVFGGGWAVFHDLGPVHRERKEIVYLITPLNLISSSVKAYRKTRQVLADKTKIKIGEDAYQLPRAENSKPRVIVLVIGETVRALNWGLNGYHRQTTPELAKRHVINFNQVTSCGTTTAVSLPCMFSPYGIHAYDSQKINQTESLLHLLDRANISVLWRDNQSGCKGVCDGLVTEKLEIDALCKKGRCFDEILLHQLEQRIVKNKEDQLIILHMLGNHGPAYYERYPMQFKRWQPTCETTDLSSCSQKALINTYDNAILYTDTMLANAIDLLETIKTHDTGLIYVSDHGESLGEHKLFLHGLPYFMAPDEQKKVPMILWMSQGLTKQLVVKEDCLRDKQSDSLSHDYLFSTLLAFFDVKTKEYDSTFDLTYSCRNLNKTV; via the coding sequence TTGAAACGTACTAGTTATTGGTCTAGTGAATTAATCACTTTATTATGCAGCATTTTTTTTACCTTAGCATGTAATACCTCCTTTTGGACTGAATTATTACGCGATAAGGAATTAATGAATGCCCATACCTGGTTTGTGATTTTTGGTACAGCAATCGCAATCACTGGATTACAGTGGTTTTTGCTCTTATTAGTGATTAATCGTTGGACTTTTAAGTGGGTTACCAGTTGCCTTTTTTTGATCACATCTATTGCAGTTTATTTCATGAGCACTTTTCATGTTTATATTGATTCCACAATGATCACTAATATTGTGAGCACTGATTATCATGAAAGTAGAGAGTTTCTGCAATGGCGAATTCTTCCTTATTTTTTATTATTGGGTGTCCTTCCTTGTTGGATTATATGGCAAATCGAAATTTATAAAAGAAGCCTGACTTCTTATTGGATTGGGCGATTAGGAACAATTTTTTTATCGCTATGTATGGTTTTTGGGGGGGGATGGGCAGTGTTTCATGATCTTGGCCCAGTTCATCGAGAGCGGAAGGAAATTGTTTATTTGATTACTCCATTAAATTTAATTTCATCTTCTGTAAAAGCATATAGGAAGACTCGCCAAGTTCTGGCGGATAAAACAAAAATCAAAATTGGTGAAGATGCATATCAGCTTCCACGCGCAGAAAATAGTAAACCTCGAGTTATAGTACTTGTAATTGGTGAAACGGTTCGAGCACTAAATTGGGGATTGAACGGTTATCACCGGCAGACAACACCTGAACTTGCAAAACGTCATGTAATTAATTTTAATCAAGTAACGAGTTGTGGCACTACAACCGCAGTTTCTCTACCCTGCATGTTTTCTCCTTATGGAATCCATGCTTATGACAGTCAAAAAATAAATCAAACAGAGTCTTTATTGCATCTACTCGATCGAGCTAATATTTCAGTATTGTGGCGAGATAACCAATCAGGATGTAAAGGAGTATGCGATGGCTTGGTCACTGAAAAATTGGAAATAGATGCTTTATGTAAAAAAGGGCGTTGTTTTGATGAAATTCTTTTGCATCAACTGGAACAACGTATTGTCAAAAATAAGGAAGATCAGTTAATCATACTCCATATGCTAGGTAATCATGGCCCCGCATATTACGAGCGATACCCAATGCAGTTTAAACGTTGGCAACCTACCTGTGAAACTACGGATTTATCCAGTTGCTCGCAAAAAGCTCTAATCAATACTTACGATAATGCTATTTTGTATACTGATACCATGTTAGCGAATGCTATTGATCTATTAGAAACGATAAAAACCCATGATACAGGACTGATTTATGTTTCTGATCATGGGGAATCATTGGGAGAACATAAGTTGTTTCTACATGGACTTCCCTATTTTATGGCTCCGGATGAACAAAAAAAGGTGCCAATGATCTTGTGGATGTCCCAAGGGCTTACAAAGCAATTAGTAGTAAAAGAGGATTGTCTACGCGATAAACAATCGGATTCTCTATCTCATGATTATCTGTTTTCTACATTGCTGGCTTTTTTTGATGTGAAAACAAAAGAATATGATTCAACATTTGATTTGACTTATTCGTGTCGAAATTTGAATAAGACCGTATAA
- a CDS encoding FAD-dependent oxidoreductase produces MHNNKFQWAVIGAGPAGIAAVGKLLDHGILPEHILWLDPHFKVGDLGFFWPNVSSNTKVKLFKNFLLAANSFHYKDATIDFKLNHLPEDETCTLAYVVEPLQWVTDHLLKKVQAIKTTIHTMFLSDRLWSLSSETETFYAKNVILATGALPSSLNYPGVNVIPFDIAIDKEKLSSMFHRDETYGVFGSSHSAIIILKHLVDLGAKKVINFYRSPCCYAIEMDNWILFDNTGLKGQSAAWARENIDGILPSNLVRYNVSEPNIARFLPECDHVIYAVGFEKRKAIVIGDYEYSHHNPYVGIIGPGLFGLGIAYPETKADIYGNVESQVGLWKFMVYLNKIMPIWFKYPA; encoded by the coding sequence ATGCATAATAATAAATTTCAATGGGCGGTAATAGGAGCAGGACCTGCTGGAATTGCAGCGGTGGGTAAGTTATTGGATCATGGTATCTTACCGGAGCATATTCTTTGGTTAGATCCTCATTTTAAAGTGGGTGATCTGGGTTTTTTTTGGCCGAACGTATCGAGTAATACTAAGGTAAAGCTCTTTAAAAATTTTTTGTTAGCGGCTAACTCTTTTCATTACAAAGACGCCACTATTGATTTTAAATTAAACCACTTACCAGAAGATGAAACATGTACTTTAGCTTATGTGGTTGAACCGTTGCAGTGGGTTACTGATCATCTCTTAAAAAAAGTCCAGGCCATAAAAACAACAATTCATACTATGTTTTTGTCTGATCGGTTATGGTCCTTAAGTTCAGAGACAGAAACTTTTTACGCTAAAAATGTGATTTTAGCTACTGGTGCATTGCCTTCCTCGCTTAATTATCCTGGAGTGAATGTCATTCCTTTTGATATTGCGATTGATAAAGAAAAATTATCTTCGATGTTTCATCGTGATGAAACTTACGGAGTATTTGGTTCGTCTCATTCTGCAATCATTATCTTAAAACATCTAGTCGATTTAGGTGCAAAAAAAGTTATCAATTTTTATCGTTCACCTTGCTGTTATGCCATTGAAATGGATAATTGGATTCTTTTTGATAATACTGGACTTAAAGGTCAAAGTGCGGCATGGGCTCGAGAAAATATTGATGGAATTTTACCCTCAAACCTTGTTCGTTATAATGTTAGTGAACCTAACATTGCACGTTTTTTACCAGAATGTGATCATGTTATTTATGCAGTAGGTTTTGAGAAGCGTAAAGCTATTGTTATTGGTGATTATGAATATTCTCATCATAATCCCTATGTAGGTATTATTGGCCCGGGATTATTTGGTTTGGGTATTGCATATCCTGAAACAAAGGCAGATATCTATGGTAATGTGGAGTCTCAGGTCGGATTATGGAAGTTTATGGTGTACCTTAATAAGATTATGCCTATTTGGTTTAAATATCCTGCTTGA